One Brachyspira suanatina DNA segment encodes these proteins:
- the polA gene encoding DNA polymerase I, which yields MKKTFLIIDAFGILYRYHFIFLKRPLLNSKGQNVSSINGFMRTYFSLINTYPAEYVAIALDSSRKTFRNEIYKEYKENRESMPDDLRSQIPILYNLIDALGISRIVLENYEADDIVGTIAEKNKKENIKTIIYSPDKDILQLVCDDVRVVASNKDNELMEYDAEAVKEKRGVYPNQIIDLLALMGDASDNIPGVKGVGEKTALKLLEEYKSLDGIYENIDSIKGKIQEKLLESKDMAYMSYKLATIERDIKDFNLDYNEIASSKINIDEVNKILDELELKQIRDKINSYIYGSSKKEDKVKISDEKTNNNETVKEESPILSAKDNKASYYLIENETELENLLKDIKSKKLVCVDFETTGLDTFKDTIIGISFAIRSNEAFYLDLSGRTNIDKDKCMNLVFDTLAKEDIKVIGHNLKYEYKMMRAIGKSLGNMYFDTMVAAYLINPTRGRYNMDDLAMAYLSYNTIKYGDLTDNAKKTLLDAPLKDVVEYACEDADVTFRFYECFAPLLKTHNLEELFFNIEMPLVSVLADMEFDGVYISSEKMKSLSDEYTSLLEKTKEKIYKEAGEEFNLQSPKQLEYILFDKMGIPPTKKTKTGFSTDEEVLTELSQKYKIAEYMLTYRKYAKLKNTYLDVFPTLINEKTGRIHASFNQTVTATGRLSSSEPNLQNIPVRGEEGREIRNTFIPEKGNLLIAADYSQIELRLLAHFSNDPVLVEAFKNNDDIHRKTAMKIYSVSKEHVTASMRNIAKIINFSIIYGKTAFGLSKELGIKRKEAEDFIKGYFSTYSRVKPFCEKVVEEVKNKGFVRTMCGRIRDLSKTINSSNAMARNEAERMALNTLIQGSAADMIKVAMVAIHKEFKNHLKTAKIVMQVHDELVVEVSEKEADKAMTIMKEIMEHSVKTNVPITVDIHKGNSWGEVH from the coding sequence TGTTGCTATAGCTTTGGACAGCTCAAGAAAAACTTTTAGAAATGAAATATATAAAGAGTATAAAGAGAATAGAGAGAGCATGCCTGATGATTTAAGAAGTCAGATACCTATACTTTATAATCTTATAGATGCTTTAGGTATATCTAGAATAGTACTTGAGAATTATGAGGCTGATGATATAGTTGGTACTATTGCAGAGAAAAATAAAAAAGAGAATATAAAGACTATAATTTATTCTCCTGATAAAGATATACTTCAGCTTGTTTGCGATGATGTAAGAGTGGTTGCTAGCAATAAAGATAATGAGCTTATGGAGTATGATGCCGAGGCCGTTAAAGAAAAGAGGGGAGTTTATCCTAATCAAATAATAGATTTACTTGCCCTTATGGGCGATGCTTCAGATAATATACCAGGAGTTAAAGGAGTAGGTGAGAAGACTGCTTTAAAACTTCTTGAAGAATATAAAAGTTTAGACGGTATATATGAGAATATTGATTCTATTAAGGGTAAGATACAGGAAAAACTGTTAGAATCAAAAGATATGGCATATATGAGCTATAAGCTTGCTACCATTGAAAGAGATATTAAAGATTTTAATTTAGATTATAATGAGATAGCAAGCAGTAAAATAAATATTGATGAAGTCAATAAAATATTAGATGAATTAGAATTAAAACAGATAAGAGATAAAATCAATTCATATATATATGGTTCTTCCAAAAAAGAAGATAAAGTAAAAATATCTGATGAAAAAACAAATAATAATGAAACTGTAAAAGAAGAAAGTCCTATACTTAGTGCTAAAGATAATAAGGCTAGCTATTATTTAATAGAGAATGAAACAGAATTAGAAAATCTTTTAAAAGATATTAAAAGTAAAAAACTTGTATGTGTTGATTTTGAAACTACAGGACTTGATACTTTTAAAGATACTATTATAGGAATTTCATTTGCTATAAGATCTAATGAAGCATTTTATTTAGATTTAAGCGGAAGAACAAATATTGATAAAGATAAATGTATGAATCTTGTATTTGATACTTTAGCTAAAGAAGATATAAAGGTTATAGGTCATAATCTTAAATATGAATACAAGATGATGAGAGCTATAGGCAAAAGTTTAGGCAATATGTACTTTGATACTATGGTTGCTGCATATTTGATTAATCCTACAAGAGGAAGATATAATATGGATGATTTGGCTATGGCCTATCTTTCATACAATACAATCAAATACGGCGATTTAACTGATAATGCTAAAAAGACATTATTAGATGCACCTTTAAAAGATGTTGTTGAGTATGCTTGTGAAGATGCTGATGTAACATTTAGATTCTATGAATGTTTTGCTCCGCTTTTGAAAACTCATAATCTTGAAGAATTATTTTTCAATATAGAAATGCCTTTAGTTAGCGTACTTGCTGATATGGAATTTGACGGTGTTTATATAAGCAGTGAAAAAATGAAATCATTATCTGATGAGTATACTTCACTATTAGAAAAGACAAAAGAAAAAATATATAAAGAAGCAGGAGAAGAATTTAATTTACAATCTCCTAAACAGCTTGAATACATACTATTCGATAAAATGGGAATACCTCCTACTAAAAAAACTAAAACAGGTTTCTCAACTGATGAAGAAGTATTAACAGAGCTTTCTCAAAAATACAAAATAGCAGAATACATGCTTACATATAGAAAATATGCAAAATTAAAAAATACTTATCTTGATGTATTTCCTACTTTGATAAATGAAAAGACAGGAAGAATACATGCTTCATTCAATCAAACTGTAACAGCTACAGGACGTTTATCGTCATCAGAACCTAACTTGCAGAATATTCCTGTGAGAGGTGAAGAGGGCAGAGAGATAAGAAATACATTTATACCTGAAAAAGGCAATTTACTTATAGCAGCAGACTATTCACAAATAGAATTAAGATTATTGGCACATTTTAGTAATGATCCTGTATTAGTAGAAGCATTCAAAAATAATGATGATATTCACAGAAAAACAGCAATGAAAATATATTCTGTAAGCAAAGAGCATGTAACTGCCTCAATGAGAAATATTGCTAAGATAATAAACTTCTCTATCATTTACGGTAAAACAGCATTCGGACTTTCAAAAGAGCTTGGAATAAAAAGAAAAGAGGCAGAAGATTTTATAAAAGGATATTTTTCAACATATTCAAGAGTAAAACCTTTCTGTGAGAAAGTAGTTGAGGAAGTAAAAAATAAAGGCTTTGTAAGAACTATGTGCGGAAGGATTAGGGATTTATCAAAGACTATAAATTCTTCAAATGCTATGGCTAGAAATGAGGCCGAAAGAATGGCTTTGAATACTCTTATTCAAGGAAGTGCAGCTGACATGATAAAGGTTGCCATGGTTGCTATACATAAAGAGTTTAAAAATCATTTAAAGACTGCAAAAATAGTTATGCAAGTTCATGACGAATTAGTAGTTGAAGTTTCTGAAAAAGAGGCTGATAAAGCTATGACTATAATGAAAGAGATAATGGAGCATTCGGTAAAAACTAATGTTCCTATAACAGTTGATATACATAAAGGAAACAGCTGGGGAGAGGTTCATTAA